One stretch of Eupeodes corollae chromosome 2, idEupCoro1.1, whole genome shotgun sequence DNA includes these proteins:
- the LOC129948313 gene encoding dynein axonemal intermediate chain 3, whose product MEVTTRIEEENRVETDEKKEECLPSLSDVGSTDDELEGLASFSLERAKTDIYELQGCHQIMITSKVQKQLGVEVGINVSEEFPWKRIKFSLLNQHLFDEIDNGEKLQHFFVKYKPEDNVLLGYAPSLVEQQEEADDTVDEDSFVIYVTEASARAAAAIIKNIETYERFMMNKKLIKRPKKWVTNGSEYEVDLGIPLEKSEVADVEIQTVYPMRQSRVKFEMRYTSDVRDGYAELIAGEAKFKNVEQLTVNVGTQSAPATVTLEQQTDPTFPSNAWSQYLYEIKEEQDGLDESSEDEQEKGKSAATSKTVTPSTEAEKEKKPPPEVSDQIKYLLSVLEFNQIDMYRNDYPKISTAPIQIFTNPYLKEIFCFANIARSNRRYVTAVDWYPHLTGIVVASYAFTTKVTRQKVQPRKKVDAVQRAILQPNPILMWSFTDSLNFKLEFEAPREVTSLSFCPYDQNILIGGTINGQIIIWDLQDRTRNLEEEEHLTAEEASNRELISEFLSWTIQYNEGTWVFPAAISALDASQTDAVTEIRWLSRNHYISLNGRIHENYSKKTKSRYFLTLSVDGSAAYWNLDYNPGNIARAASKKNLPPALTKDESVFKILDKYIKPVFVVTYPEPLTSIVCDEAIFSHTPQLTAENFNKSNDVEEKNYPVIVEEVVDQPVFRNQFIVGSFFGRIESLTFEGSESGSDRNRENITSPAYSFARVHDGPIVALKKNPFYREIFVSIGRNVMAIWRQDFPFTPILWRVRPHALTAVEWSTDRPAVLFLTRNDGTFEAWDLLARDNNACLNEVLGGGVITALSEHRAAAPNKVISIGDFNSSFRMVALPEGFYKPVPNELQLLQNFVEKEISRKKSIQKWQQNWYIQNDDIIEERKRSKAAAEKDLERLRLEAEEAKKKTQTPENKKETLVTTSPNHYDFEEKLDKKWDELNLKRLIRNLMARKRMDPEKLERETALEKDHLRYEERKKASINEAIAKVSEEIAAIRARLLPVEKEDVQLSDTIAASVKTIFKVAPSYSDVEMDAKTFLDICPPIPTIPYDTIMSRCDDRRELLNKVLGLPYQRTLHCVKEKASGGYKDWDYGYDEFFRTLEETKRTSYTNSSPEPSTVTQISYSDLDLVPSKDLEVP is encoded by the exons atggagGTTACAACTAggattgaagaagaaaatcgtGTTGA aactgatgaaaaaaaagaagaatgtttACCTTCTCTATCTGATGTGGGTTCAACTGATGACGAACTGGAGGGACTTGCATCATTTAGTCTTGAAAGAGCTAAAACCGATATTTATGAATTACAAGGATGTCATCAAATAATGATTAC atcaaaagtCCAAAAACAGCTTGGAGTTGAGGTGGGTATTAATGTGAGCGAAGAATTTCCATGGAAACGTATCAAATTTAGTCTTCTAAATCAACATCTTTTCGACGAAATCGATAACGGTGAAAAGCTTCAACACTTCTTTGTTAAATATAAACCGGAAGATAATGTACTTCTTGGCTATGCGCCTTCACTTGTTGAACAACAAGAAGAAGCCGATGATACAGTTGATGAGGATTCATTTGTCATTTATGTCACAGAAGCTAGTGCACGTGCAGCGGcagcaataattaaaaatattgaaacttacGAACGCTTTATGATGAATAAGAAGCTGATTAAGCGCCCAAAAAAATGGGTAACAAATGGAAGTGAATATGAAGTTGATTTGGGTATTCCACTGGAAAAATCAGAAGTAGCTGATGTGGAAATTCAGACTGTCTATCCAATGAGACAGTCGAGAGTTAAGTTTGAAATGCGTTATACATCGGATGTTCGTGATGGTTACGCAGAGTTAATTGCAGGAGAAGCTAAATTCAAGAATGTAGAACAATTAACGGTAAATGTGGGTACTCAATCAGCACCAGCAACGGTGACATTGGAACAACAAACCGACCCGACATTTCCATCAAATGCATGGTCacaatatttgtatgaaattaaaGAAG AACAAGACGGACTTGACGAATCATCTGAAGACGAGCAAGAAAAAGGAAAATCTGCTGCCACTAGTAAAACTGTCACCCCATCTACAGAGGCcgagaaagaaaaaaagcctCCACCCGAAGTTTCCGACCAAATAAAGTATCTATTAAGTGTACTGGAATTTAATCAAATCGATATGTACAg AAACGATTATCCCAAAATATCGACAGCTCCGATTCAAATATTCACAAACCCCTACTTAAAAGAGATATTTTGCTTTGCTAATATTGCCAGGAGCAATAGACGTTATGTAACAGCTGTTGATTGGTATCCTCATTTGACAGGAATAGTAGTTGCCTCTTATGCTTTCACCACAAAAGTAACACGacaaaaag taCAACCTAGAAAAAAAGTTGATGCAGTTCAGAGAGCAATTCTTCAGCCAAATCCAATTCTGATGTGGAGCTTTACTGACAGTTTAAACTTTAAGTTGGAATTTGAAGCACCCCGTGAAGTAACTTCTCTATCATTTTGTCCATACGATCAAAATATTCTAATTGGTGGAACAATTAATGGACAAATAATCATTTGGGATCTTCAAGACCGTACAAGAAATCTCGAAGAAGAAGAACATCTTACTGCTGAAGAGGCAAGCAATAGGGAGCTTATCAGTGAATTTCTATCTTGGACAATCCAATATAACGAGGGTACATGGGTATTTCCTGCCGCCATAAGTGCTCTTGATGCTTCACAAACAGATGCTGTAACTGAAATCAGATGGCTAAGTCGCAATCACTATATATCACTAAATGGCAGAATACATGAGAACTATTCGAAGAAAACTAAAAGTCGATACTTTTTAACCCTCTCTGTCGATGGTTCGGCAGCTTATTGGAATCTAGATTATAATCCGGGAAATATAGCTAGGGCTGCAAGTAAAAAAAACCTACCTCCAGCATTGACAAAAGATGAATCGGTCTTCAAAATATTAGATAAATACATAAAACCTGTATTTGTAGTCACTTATCCGGAGCCCTTAACGTCAATTGTTTGCGATGAAGCTATCTTCTCACATACCCCTCAGCTGACagctgaaaattttaataaatctaaCGATGTTGAGGAAAAAAATTATCCGGTTATAGTAGAAGAGGTGGTAGATCAACCCGTATTTCGCAACCAGTTTATTGTTGGATCATTTTTTGGACGAATTGAAAGTTTAACCTTTGAGGGCAGCGAATCGGGATCAGATAGAAATAGAGAAAACATAACCTCTCCGGCGTACAGTTTCGCCAGGGTTCATGACGGGCCTATTGTTGCTCTGAAGAAAAATCCTTTCTATCGGGAAATATTTGTATCAATTGGAAGAAATGTTATGGCCATATGGAGACAAGATTTTCCCTTTACACCGATTTTGTGGCGTGTCCGACCACACGCATTAACAGCTGTAGAATGGAGCACGGACAGACCGGCTGTTTTGTTTCTAACTCGAAATGATGGAACCTTTGAAGCTTGGGATTTATTAG ctAGGGATAACAACGCATGTTTAAATGAAGTATTGGGTGGAGGTGTTATAACAGCTTTATCTGAGCATAGAGCTGCTGCCCCAAACAAAGTCATAAGCATTGGCGATTTCAACAGTAGCTTCCGGATGGTAGCTTTACCTGAGGGTTTTTATAAGCCCGTTCCTAACGAGTTGCAG CTCCTTCagaattttgttgaaaaggaGATATCCCGCAAGAAATCAATTCAAAAGTGGCAGCAGAATTGGTATATTCAAAATGACGATAtaatagaagaaagaaaaaggTCAAAAGCTGCTGCTGAAAAAGATCTAGAACGTTTGCGTTTGGAGGCTGAAGAAGccaaaaaaaagacacaaactCCTGAAAACAAGAA AGAAACTTTGGTTACAACATCTCCTAATCACTATGATTTCGAAGAAAAACTTGACAAGAAATGGGATGAATTGAATCTTAAACGTCTAATACGCAATTTAATGGCTCGCAAAAGGATGGACCCAGAGAAACTTGAGCGTGAAACAGCTCTGGAAAAAGACCATCTTCGGTATGAAGAACGAAAGAAGGCATCTATCAACGAAGCCATAGCCAAAGTAAGTGAAGAAATAGCTGCTATTCGCGCAAGACTTCTTCCAGTCGAAAAAGAAGACGTCCAACTCTCTGATACTATTGCAGCTTctgtaaaaactatttttaaagttgCACCAAGTTATAGTGATGTAGAAATGGACGCGAAAACTTTCCTTGATATATGTCCTCCTATTCCAACAATACCATATGATACGATTATGTCCCGGTGTGATGATCGGCGTGAGTTGTTGAACAAGGTCTTAGGTTTGCCATATCAACGTACTCTTCATTGTGTAAAAGAAAAAGCTTCAGGTGGTTATAAGGATTGGGATTATGGCTATGATGAATTCTTTCGAACTCTTGAAGAAACCAAGAGGACAAGTTATACAAATTCCAGTCCAGAGCCTTCTACTGTAACCCAAATTTCTTACAGTGATCTGGACTTGGTTCCTTCAAAGGATTTGGAAGTaccataa